A portion of the Acidisarcina polymorpha genome contains these proteins:
- a CDS encoding TetR/AcrR family transcriptional regulator: MPRLAHVLLEPRKSPVQARSAASVDAILEATIQVLLDVGKERLTTTRVALRAGVSVGTLYQYFPNKSSLLRAVLKRHLDEVTEAVETVCQERQGNTLRQMASALVTAFLQAKMRDVKTSVALYSVGSDVDGAKILQHTGARSNRAIVAMLESSCEPLTKEPQLVAAMLQGAMAGVSRRLLESSAPGEQFDILRQELTFFVCTYLEACSVGHCLQPNAAQSDR, encoded by the coding sequence TTGCCTCGACTTGCCCATGTACTCTTGGAACCGCGTAAATCCCCGGTGCAGGCGCGGTCGGCTGCAAGCGTCGATGCCATTCTCGAAGCCACCATTCAGGTTTTATTGGACGTCGGGAAGGAGCGGTTGACCACAACCCGAGTGGCTCTGCGGGCGGGCGTTTCTGTAGGAACGTTGTATCAGTACTTTCCCAACAAAAGTTCGCTGCTGCGGGCGGTTTTGAAGCGCCACCTCGACGAGGTCACCGAGGCGGTCGAAACAGTCTGTCAAGAACGGCAGGGTAACACTCTCCGGCAAATGGCAAGTGCTCTCGTCACTGCCTTCCTTCAGGCCAAGATGAGGGATGTGAAAACCAGTGTCGCTCTCTACTCGGTGGGTTCCGATGTGGACGGAGCGAAGATCCTGCAGCATACGGGAGCACGGTCCAACAGGGCGATCGTCGCCATGCTGGAAAGTTCCTGCGAGCCGCTGACCAAAGAGCCGCAATTGGTAGCTGCCATGCTGCAAGGCGCCATGGCTGGAGTTAGTCGTAGATTGCTAGAATCCAGTGCGCCCGGGGAGCAGTTCGACATACTGCGGCAAGAACTCACCTTCTTCGTGTGTACCTATCTGGAGGCGTGTTCCGTCGGCCACTGTCTGCAGCCGAATGCTGCTCAGTCCGATCGTTAA
- a CDS encoding L-rhamnonate dehydratase produces the protein MKITEVRTRVVQWQGETLPLPPHFCTNPLDLIAFRQPSMANFAFHGWVLVEIFTDNGLVGLGNAALSPLVTKTLIDTYLEPLLIGADPWDTEYLWQQMYRRTMAFGRKGVAMAGISAIDIALWDLLGKDARQPVFRLLGGQTKDKIPVYASWLYAMPLPELRKEAQKYKDEGYQAMKLRFGWGPIDGAMGMQKNVELLRAVREVIGNEVDLMADAYMGWTLDYAKRMLPLIEPFHLRWLEEPVIPDDTRGYRELKSHGRVPIAGGEHEFTVFGFRELLENNAVDYIQFDTNRVGGISQARKISALAESFQVPVVPHAGQMHNYHVVMASLNSPIAEFFPKVDVEVGNELFWYIFDGEPLPVDGYIDLDEHKPGLGLTVNEESLKQFTVIG, from the coding sequence ATGAAAATAACCGAAGTGCGCACTCGGGTTGTGCAGTGGCAAGGTGAGACTCTGCCTTTGCCGCCTCATTTCTGCACAAATCCCCTCGATCTGATCGCCTTTCGGCAGCCATCGATGGCCAACTTTGCCTTCCATGGCTGGGTGCTGGTTGAGATCTTTACCGACAACGGGCTGGTCGGCTTGGGAAATGCGGCACTCTCTCCTCTAGTAACGAAAACCCTGATCGACACTTATCTGGAGCCTCTCTTGATTGGAGCCGATCCTTGGGACACTGAATATCTTTGGCAGCAGATGTATCGCCGCACTATGGCCTTTGGGCGAAAGGGCGTCGCCATGGCGGGAATTTCTGCTATCGATATCGCGCTGTGGGATCTGCTCGGCAAGGACGCCAGGCAGCCTGTCTTCCGCCTGCTGGGAGGGCAAACCAAGGACAAGATACCCGTCTACGCCAGCTGGCTCTATGCTATGCCTCTTCCCGAACTTCGCAAGGAGGCGCAGAAGTACAAGGACGAAGGCTATCAAGCCATGAAGCTTCGTTTTGGCTGGGGACCAATCGATGGCGCCATGGGTATGCAAAAAAATGTCGAACTGCTGCGGGCGGTACGGGAGGTGATAGGTAATGAAGTCGACCTCATGGCGGACGCTTACATGGGCTGGACGCTCGATTATGCGAAACGGATGCTGCCCCTCATTGAGCCCTTTCACCTTCGCTGGCTTGAAGAGCCGGTCATTCCTGATGACACCCGAGGCTATAGAGAGTTGAAAAGCCATGGCCGCGTTCCTATCGCTGGTGGCGAGCATGAGTTCACAGTCTTTGGCTTTCGCGAACTCCTTGAGAACAATGCGGTGGACTACATCCAATTCGATACAAACCGGGTCGGAGGCATCAGTCAGGCGCGCAAAATTTCAGCCTTGGCCGAATCCTTCCAAGTCCCCGTAGTGCCGCATGCCGGGCAAATGCATAATTACCACGTAGTCATGGCAAGCTTAAATTCGCCGATCGCGGAATTCTTCCCTAAGGTGGATGTCGAAGTGGGCAATGAACTCTTCTGGTACATCTTCGACGGAGAGCCGCTGCCAGTCGATGGTTATATCGACTTGGATGAGCACAAACCGGGGCTCGGTCTCACCGTGAATGAAGAATCTCTGAAGCAATTTACGGTGATTGGATAA
- a CDS encoding aldo/keto reductase family oxidoreductase: MTNHIDLGGGFTLPHTSLTLNRMGYGAMQLAGPQVWGPPRDLDSAVAVLREAVASGVNHIDTSDFYGPHVTNQIIKQALHPYTDGLVIVTKVGARRGEDKSWIHALSPQELTDAVHDNLRNLGIDKLDVVNLRVGGVMGPSAESIEAPLTVLVELKRQGLISHLGLSNISPQQLAEAQKITEIVCVQNLYNIAQRSDDAFIDDLAGQGIAYVPFFPLGGFNPLQSLALDKAAASLDITPMQIALAWLLHRSPNILLIPGTSSPEHLRENLKAATIQLAPEILADLDSIGKDTADAHNAYGSLRTA, encoded by the coding sequence ATGACGAACCATATAGACCTTGGCGGCGGCTTTACACTTCCCCATACATCGCTGACATTGAATCGCATGGGCTATGGCGCGATGCAGCTTGCCGGTCCGCAGGTGTGGGGACCGCCACGTGACCTCGACAGTGCGGTTGCCGTTCTGCGCGAGGCAGTTGCGTCCGGCGTGAACCACATCGATACCAGCGACTTCTATGGTCCCCATGTTACCAACCAGATCATCAAGCAGGCGCTCCATCCCTACACGGATGGGCTGGTGATTGTCACCAAGGTGGGGGCACGCCGTGGCGAAGACAAATCCTGGATTCATGCTTTATCACCGCAGGAATTGACGGATGCGGTCCACGATAATCTCCGCAACCTTGGCATCGACAAGCTTGATGTTGTCAATCTGAGGGTCGGAGGGGTGATGGGTCCATCGGCCGAATCGATTGAAGCGCCGCTTACTGTGCTGGTCGAGCTTAAGCGGCAGGGTCTGATCTCTCATCTCGGACTCAGCAACATCAGTCCTCAACAGTTAGCTGAGGCGCAGAAGATTACCGAGATTGTCTGCGTACAGAACCTGTATAACATCGCGCAGAGAAGCGACGACGCTTTTATCGATGACCTCGCAGGGCAGGGCATCGCTTACGTGCCGTTCTTCCCTCTGGGAGGCTTCAATCCCTTACAGTCTTTGGCTCTGGACAAGGCCGCGGCTTCGCTCGATATCACACCAATGCAGATCGCGCTCGCGTGGCTGCTTCATCGCTCGCCGAACATTCTCTTAATACCTGGGACCTCTTCTCCCGAACACCTTCGCGAAAATCTCAAAGCCGCAACGATACAGCTTGCCCCCGAGATTCTTGCCGATCTGGATTCGATTGGCAAGGACACCGCGGACGCCCACAATGCTTACGGCAGCCTGAGAACAGCGTAG
- a CDS encoding aldo/keto reductase, which produces MSTEQVLSAAAAGTFTIGGDLVVNRLGYGAMRITGEGIWGPPADKEAALATLRRTVELDINLIDTADSYGPGTSEELIAEALYPYPPNLVIATKGGWERPGPGQWTHNASPKHLTEALEGSLKRLRLDRIDVHQLHAPDNAVSFEASVEALAKLREEGKIRHVGLSNVTREHVERARKIVPIVSVQNRYSFADRESDFIVDYCEENNIAFLPWAPLGQAKKAHDAISKASNELNATPLQVALAWLLKRSKVILPIPGTSSIKHLEENTAAAGIQLPDSIYHELSSVPHTPVSLRG; this is translated from the coding sequence ATGAGTACGGAGCAAGTTCTGTCTGCTGCAGCCGCCGGCACGTTTACGATCGGTGGCGACCTTGTGGTCAATCGGCTCGGATATGGCGCAATGCGCATTACCGGCGAGGGAATTTGGGGACCGCCGGCAGACAAAGAGGCAGCTCTTGCTACCTTGCGCAGGACTGTTGAACTCGATATTAATCTCATCGATACAGCTGACTCGTACGGTCCGGGCACCTCGGAGGAGCTTATTGCCGAGGCGCTCTATCCGTATCCACCAAACCTGGTGATCGCCACCAAGGGCGGTTGGGAGCGACCCGGCCCCGGCCAATGGACGCACAATGCCAGCCCCAAGCATCTCACCGAAGCTCTGGAGGGGAGTTTGAAGCGTTTGCGTCTCGACCGGATTGATGTTCATCAGCTCCATGCTCCTGACAACGCTGTCTCATTCGAAGCATCCGTCGAAGCTCTGGCCAAGCTCCGAGAGGAGGGAAAGATCCGTCACGTCGGTCTCTCGAACGTAACTCGGGAACATGTCGAGCGCGCCCGTAAGATCGTTCCGATAGTCTCTGTACAGAACCGCTATAGCTTTGCCGACCGCGAATCGGACTTCATTGTCGATTACTGTGAAGAGAACAATATCGCGTTTCTACCGTGGGCTCCTCTGGGTCAGGCGAAGAAAGCTCACGATGCCATCAGCAAAGCATCCAATGAACTCAACGCGACTCCTCTTCAGGTCGCGCTGGCCTGGCTGCTGAAAAGATCGAAGGTCATTCTTCCAATCCCTGGCACTTCATCAATCAAGCATTTGGAAGAAAACACTGCTGCTGCCGGGATCCAGTTACCAGACTCGATCTATCACGAATTGTCGTCCGTTCCGCATACGCCGGTCAGCCTTCGCGGCTGA
- a CDS encoding MFS transporter has product MENTELVHRQLRRRWFYLLPAVFVTYSLAYLDRANYGFGAAAGLAKTLNISNSRSAFLGSLFFLGYFLFQVPGAAYARRRSVTRLVFYSLIAWGLLAALTGVIREFWLLALDRLLLGVAESLIFPAMLILLTNWFSRAERSRANTILILGNPITVLWMSAATGYLIKAVGWQMAFVIEGLPSVVWAFVWLLVARDRPEQVSWLSPDSCSQLTRELALEQRAIPLTSNLGAALRKPSVLLLCLQFFCWSVGLYGFVLWLPTIIHAGMSQGIETVGLLSAVPYLLAIILMLVVSYASDRTLSRKRFVWPFLVLSGIALLGSYLTAAHSFWWAYGFLILAGGCMYAPYGPFWAIIPETLPRNVVGEVLALVNCCGALGAFVGSWVVGLLQALTGNSRAGFLLMSISLILSGGIILFLRPLNQKLRSMPGN; this is encoded by the coding sequence GTGGAAAACACGGAGCTGGTCCACAGACAGCTGCGGCGGCGGTGGTTCTACCTGTTGCCCGCCGTTTTCGTCACTTACAGTCTTGCCTATCTCGACCGCGCAAATTACGGGTTTGGAGCCGCGGCCGGGCTGGCCAAGACGCTCAATATCAGTAATTCCCGATCGGCCTTTCTGGGCTCGCTCTTCTTTCTGGGATATTTCTTATTTCAGGTGCCGGGCGCGGCCTACGCGCGGCGCAGAAGCGTCACCCGGCTCGTCTTCTATTCACTGATTGCCTGGGGCTTGCTGGCGGCGTTGACCGGAGTCATCCGCGAGTTCTGGCTGCTTGCCTTGGATCGCCTGCTTCTAGGCGTGGCCGAAAGCCTGATCTTTCCCGCCATGCTGATCCTCCTCACGAATTGGTTTAGCCGCGCAGAGCGTTCTCGCGCCAACACCATCCTCATCCTTGGCAACCCCATCACCGTCCTGTGGATGTCTGCTGCTACTGGATACTTAATCAAGGCCGTAGGCTGGCAGATGGCCTTTGTCATTGAAGGACTTCCGTCGGTCGTGTGGGCTTTTGTCTGGCTGCTCGTGGCCCGCGATCGTCCGGAGCAGGTCTCCTGGTTGAGCCCAGACAGCTGCAGCCAGCTCACGCGGGAACTGGCGCTGGAGCAGCGGGCAATTCCGCTGACTTCCAACCTCGGAGCAGCCTTGCGCAAACCCAGCGTGTTGCTGTTGTGCCTGCAATTTTTCTGCTGGAGCGTCGGCCTGTACGGCTTCGTATTGTGGCTGCCGACGATCATCCATGCCGGGATGTCTCAAGGCATCGAGACAGTTGGCTTGCTCAGCGCCGTTCCCTACTTACTGGCGATCATCCTCATGCTGGTGGTATCGTATGCTTCCGATCGCACTCTAAGCCGGAAGCGCTTCGTCTGGCCATTCCTGGTGCTGTCGGGGATCGCGCTGCTCGGCTCCTACCTGACCGCCGCGCACAGTTTTTGGTGGGCCTATGGTTTTCTGATCCTTGCCGGCGGCTGCATGTATGCGCCCTACGGCCCTTTTTGGGCGATCATTCCAGAGACGCTCCCCAGGAATGTGGTTGGAGAGGTACTTGCCCTGGTCAATTGCTGTGGCGCTTTAGGCGCCTTCGTGGGTTCCTGGGTCGTCGGACTGCTGCAGGCTTTGACTGGTAACTCCCGTGCCGGCTTTCTGCTCATGTCGATATCACTTATTCTGTCCGGCGGAATCATCCTTTTTCTCCGCCCCTTGAACCAAAAGCTACGAAGCATGCCGGGAAATTGA
- a CDS encoding SMP-30/gluconolactonase/LRE family protein yields MLSLSTIVSVGMYLALGCSTKAPVKSSPTADSQGKPDASSSSMSAPTVERLDPALEAIVPDRATLEKVAGGFTWTEGPVWIPAGYLLFAEIPSNSIRKWTPGGEVSLFLQPSGYKGSSPYGGPEPGSNGMTLDERGRLTVAGHARRNVWRLEQIDSKAQITILADNYQGKQLNSPNDLVYKSDGSLYFTDPPYGLRTQKDNDPAKQLQMNGVYRIPGATDQKPGVPPSRNKLQLLIQDLPRPNGIVFSPDEKYLYVNNSEPKKIWMRYTLKADGTVTDGKLFFDASSDPRPGSPDGMKVDVQGNLYSAGPGGVWIFSPDGKHLGTIDVPEKVGNVAWGGADSKTLYITASSSVYRIALNVPGIVPKVR; encoded by the coding sequence ATGCTCAGTCTTAGTACAATTGTCAGCGTCGGGATGTATCTGGCTCTCGGTTGCTCCACCAAGGCACCAGTCAAGTCCAGCCCTACTGCTGATTCCCAGGGAAAGCCCGATGCCTCATCATCCAGCATGAGCGCTCCGACCGTAGAACGCCTAGATCCTGCCCTCGAAGCGATTGTCCCCGATCGAGCAACTCTTGAAAAAGTAGCTGGTGGCTTTACATGGACGGAAGGACCGGTCTGGATTCCCGCTGGCTACCTCTTGTTCGCCGAAATTCCCAGCAACAGCATTCGCAAGTGGACGCCAGGCGGTGAGGTGAGCCTGTTTCTGCAGCCAAGCGGATACAAAGGGTCTTCGCCATATGGCGGCCCAGAGCCCGGTTCCAATGGTATGACACTCGACGAGAGAGGCAGGCTCACCGTAGCAGGCCATGCCCGGCGGAATGTGTGGAGACTGGAGCAGATCGACTCAAAAGCCCAGATCACGATTCTGGCGGATAACTATCAGGGCAAACAACTGAACAGTCCGAACGACCTGGTGTACAAGTCCGATGGGTCGCTCTATTTCACTGATCCGCCGTACGGGCTTCGCACGCAAAAAGACAATGATCCTGCCAAACAGCTTCAGATGAACGGCGTTTACCGAATCCCCGGCGCCACCGACCAGAAGCCGGGCGTTCCCCCCTCCCGGAATAAGCTACAGCTCCTAATTCAAGACTTGCCTCGCCCCAACGGAATCGTCTTTTCCCCGGACGAAAAATATCTTTATGTCAACAACTCCGAGCCAAAGAAGATTTGGATGCGCTATACGCTCAAGGCTGACGGCACAGTGACGGACGGCAAGTTGTTTTTTGACGCAAGTTCCGATCCGCGGCCCGGATCTCCCGACGGAATGAAGGTCGATGTGCAAGGGAATCTCTACAGCGCCGGTCCGGGAGGCGTCTGGATCTTTTCGCCGGACGGCAAGCACCTGGGGACAATCGACGTTCCAGAAAAAGTCGGCAATGTCGCGTGGGGAGGGGCTGATTCCAAGACGCTCTACATCACCGCGAGTTCGAGCGTCTACAGAATCGCACTCAATGTTCCAGGCATCGTTCCAAAGGTCCGATAG
- a CDS encoding MFS transporter — protein MALNSRPDKPRRISRIQIVAVAILSLAGVVNYIDRGSLAIANTTIRADLGISATRMGALLSIFSLAYAISQLPMGVILDRLSERKVLGAGIFLWSLTQTATGFVRGFNSFVAARIGLAIGESPFVVSAVKTVNDWFDVRDRATPMGIVNSATTIGQAIAPPILTSAMLAFGWRGMFMLIGIPGLLLSVVWYVFYRDRKEVALNDAERAYLEASGTRSQLSRLSLSQWLGLFRLRTMWGMMLGFGGINYTVWLYMSWMPNYLEAEHHVSVKATGFLAIIPFSCGAVGMLLSGILADALVRRGVAPVKTHKILLISGMTCSAMCTLLVPYLAGATSAAFGIGTALFFIYVAGNSGWGLIQSMAPAGIMASAASIQNFGSFVCASAAPLLTGWLLDRTHSFHLTLAICSLVSVLGALSYLFLVKAPIVVSGLEAAE, from the coding sequence ATGGCTCTTAACTCAAGGCCTGACAAGCCACGCCGCATCTCGAGAATCCAAATTGTCGCCGTCGCCATCTTGTCCCTCGCAGGGGTCGTCAACTACATCGATCGCGGCTCTCTCGCCATTGCGAATACCACCATTCGTGCGGATCTCGGGATCTCTGCTACTCGCATGGGTGCTTTGCTGTCGATCTTCTCGCTGGCTTATGCGATCTCTCAACTCCCAATGGGAGTAATTCTGGATCGTCTCAGCGAGCGCAAGGTGCTGGGCGCCGGCATTTTTCTTTGGTCTTTGACTCAGACGGCGACCGGCTTCGTCCGCGGGTTTAATTCTTTCGTGGCGGCGCGGATAGGCCTGGCGATTGGGGAGTCGCCATTCGTCGTCTCGGCGGTCAAGACGGTGAACGATTGGTTTGATGTCCGAGATCGTGCCACCCCGATGGGGATTGTTAACTCCGCTACCACGATTGGTCAGGCTATTGCTCCGCCGATTCTTACTTCGGCAATGCTGGCGTTTGGCTGGAGGGGTATGTTCATGCTGATTGGGATTCCGGGTCTGCTTCTCTCTGTGGTCTGGTACGTCTTTTACCGCGATCGCAAGGAGGTGGCCTTGAATGATGCCGAAAGAGCATACCTTGAAGCTTCTGGTACGCGGAGTCAGCTCTCTCGCCTCTCCTTGTCCCAATGGCTAGGCCTGTTTCGTTTGCGAACCATGTGGGGGATGATGCTTGGGTTTGGCGGGATCAACTATACAGTCTGGCTTTACATGTCCTGGATGCCAAACTACCTTGAAGCAGAACATCATGTAAGTGTTAAGGCCACCGGCTTCCTTGCAATTATTCCTTTCTCTTGCGGTGCGGTGGGGATGTTACTCAGCGGCATCCTCGCCGACGCGCTGGTGCGCCGGGGTGTCGCTCCCGTCAAGACCCACAAAATCCTGCTTATCTCAGGAATGACTTGCTCTGCGATGTGTACTTTACTTGTGCCCTACCTTGCCGGGGCAACCAGTGCGGCCTTCGGGATCGGGACCGCGCTTTTTTTCATTTATGTTGCAGGAAATTCAGGATGGGGCCTGATCCAGTCCATGGCGCCGGCCGGAATCATGGCTTCGGCAGCATCCATCCAAAATTTTGGTAGCTTCGTGTGCGCTTCCGCTGCACCCCTGCTGACTGGATGGCTGCTCGATCGGACACACTCGTTCCATTTAACACTGGCAATCTGTTCCCTGGTTTCGGTCCTAGGCGCGCTCTCCTACCTCTTCCTTGTCAAGGCTCCTATTGTGGTCTCTGGCCTCGAAGCGGCAGAGTAA
- the manD gene encoding D-mannonate dehydratase ManD, whose protein sequence is MKIVAARLIVCSPGRNFVTLRVDTDEGVSGLGDATLNGRELAVASYLEDHVIPCLIGRNPAQTEEVWQYLYRGAYWRRGPITMTAIAAVDMALWDIKGKALNTPVYNLLGGASRHGCLVYAHANGADIAETIDSVQKHVAEGYLAVRAQAGVPGIASSYGVPKGGKPYEPAERGLPSESLWSTERYLNFAPKLFEELRKAAGENLHLLHDVHHRLTPIEAARLGKSLEPYHLFWMEDPVPAELQDGFALIRSHTTVPLATGEVFNTIWDCKELIERQLIDYIRMAVVHGGGITPARKVADFAALYHVRTGYHGATDLSPVTMAAALHLGLAVHNFGIQEHMPHSGLVDEVFPHEYRFEAGYMHPGEKPGLGVEIDESRAARYPYQRAYLPIARKLDGTLTDW, encoded by the coding sequence TTGAAGATTGTTGCTGCGCGGTTGATCGTTTGCTCGCCGGGCCGGAACTTTGTCACGCTGCGCGTGGATACGGACGAGGGTGTATCCGGCCTGGGTGATGCTACGCTGAATGGCCGAGAACTCGCGGTCGCGTCGTACCTTGAAGACCACGTTATTCCTTGCCTCATAGGCCGCAACCCGGCGCAGACCGAAGAGGTGTGGCAATACCTGTATCGTGGAGCCTACTGGCGCCGCGGGCCAATCACCATGACGGCCATCGCCGCGGTCGATATGGCCTTGTGGGACATTAAAGGGAAGGCGCTGAATACCCCGGTCTATAACCTTCTCGGCGGTGCGAGCCGCCACGGCTGCCTGGTGTACGCTCATGCCAATGGCGCCGATATTGCCGAGACCATTGACTCCGTGCAAAAGCACGTTGCGGAAGGCTACCTGGCAGTTCGGGCCCAGGCAGGCGTTCCCGGCATCGCCTCCAGTTATGGCGTTCCGAAAGGCGGCAAACCGTATGAACCAGCTGAGCGCGGCCTGCCGAGCGAGAGCCTCTGGTCGACCGAACGCTATTTGAACTTTGCTCCCAAACTATTTGAAGAGTTGCGGAAGGCCGCGGGAGAGAATCTTCACTTGCTGCACGACGTCCATCACCGGCTTACTCCGATCGAGGCGGCGCGGCTCGGCAAATCGCTCGAACCGTACCACCTTTTCTGGATGGAAGACCCAGTGCCGGCAGAGCTTCAGGATGGATTCGCTTTGATTCGCAGTCACACCACCGTTCCGCTCGCGACGGGTGAAGTCTTCAATACGATTTGGGACTGCAAGGAACTCATTGAGAGACAACTCATCGATTACATCCGCATGGCCGTCGTCCATGGCGGCGGCATCACTCCGGCTCGCAAGGTAGCCGACTTCGCTGCTCTCTACCATGTGCGTACTGGATATCATGGTGCTACCGATCTCAGCCCGGTGACGATGGCTGCGGCACTCCACCTGGGGTTGGCTGTTCACAACTTCGGGATCCAGGAGCATATGCCGCATTCTGGGCTCGTCGATGAAGTTTTTCCACACGAGTATCGTTTTGAAGCTGGGTATATGCATCCAGGAGAAAAACCCGGCCTGGGCGTCGAAATCGACGAGTCTCGGGCGGCCCGGTATCCTTACCAGCGCGCCTACCTGCCAATCGCCCGCAAGCTGGACGGGACACTCACAGACTGGTGA
- a CDS encoding VWA domain-containing protein — MSNGKSLVLLYLCIGLYSSAALTQEIASPHKTATPRINLDVVVTPKSGPAVTGLQQQDFTILDNKVAQPVTSFKEVAGGQAPISVILVIDAVNTSYQEIAYERGELKTFLLANDGQLQYPTALAIMSDNGTQIQEGFSQDGKAMNESLEKFAVGLRSIRQSAGVYGADERFQISLRTLRMLAAQEASRPGRKIVLWASPGWPLLSGPGIQLDNKQQQQLFSTIVDLSTQLRLANITLYAVNPLGATEGVGRTFYYQQYVKGVSKSSQTQIADLSLQVLATQTGGVAINSTDIAGMLQQCLADTKNYYEVSFDALPAERADEYHHIEVHVAKPGLTARTREGYYAQP; from the coding sequence ATGTCGAACGGCAAATCTCTCGTCCTTCTCTACTTGTGCATCGGGCTGTATTCGTCGGCTGCTCTCACCCAGGAAATCGCTTCACCTCACAAAACCGCCACTCCCCGCATCAACCTCGATGTCGTAGTGACCCCGAAGTCCGGACCGGCGGTCACTGGCCTACAGCAACAGGACTTTACGATCCTCGACAACAAGGTCGCCCAACCAGTCACTTCGTTTAAGGAAGTCGCAGGCGGCCAAGCTCCTATCAGCGTCATCCTGGTCATCGATGCTGTGAACACCTCCTACCAGGAGATCGCCTACGAGCGTGGAGAGCTGAAGACTTTCCTGCTCGCGAACGATGGTCAATTGCAGTATCCAACGGCGCTTGCAATCATGTCCGATAACGGCACACAGATCCAGGAGGGATTTTCTCAGGACGGCAAAGCAATGAATGAGTCTCTTGAGAAGTTTGCCGTAGGCCTGCGCAGCATTCGTCAATCCGCCGGAGTGTATGGAGCCGACGAGCGCTTTCAGATCTCACTTCGCACGCTCCGCATGCTTGCCGCGCAGGAGGCGAGCCGCCCAGGCAGGAAGATCGTTCTCTGGGCCTCCCCGGGATGGCCGCTTCTTTCAGGGCCCGGCATCCAGCTCGACAACAAACAACAGCAGCAGCTCTTCTCTACGATCGTCGACCTGTCAACGCAGTTGCGGTTGGCGAACATCACCCTCTACGCCGTCAACCCGCTCGGGGCCACCGAAGGAGTAGGACGCACCTTCTACTATCAGCAGTATGTCAAAGGCGTCAGCAAGTCGAGCCAGACTCAAATTGCAGACCTCAGCCTGCAAGTACTGGCCACTCAAACGGGGGGCGTGGCGATCAACTCCACCGACATTGCAGGGATGTTGCAGCAGTGTCTTGCCGATACGAAAAATTACTATGAGGTGTCGTTCGATGCCTTACCAGCCGAACGGGCCGACGAATATCATCACATCGAAGTGCATGTCGCCAAGCCTGGTCTTACCGCCCGGACTCGCGAGGGCTACTATGCGCAGCCTTGA